Below is a window of Streptomyces sp. ITFR-16 DNA.
GAGGGCCCTACGCCCTCCGCGCCCCCGCCGCCGCCCGCGCCCGCCCCGACTCCGACGCCCACTCCGTCGCCGACGCCTACGGACGACGACGGCTGCTGGTTCCTCTGGTTCTGCTGAGGCGGCAGGTCCTTCACGCCCCGGCCGGGGGTTCCATGCCGAGCATCCGGCGCAGCAGATCCCGCAGGGCCGCGCGCTCCCCGTCCGAGAGGCCGGCCAGCGGTTCACGGGCGAAGTCCAGCGAGTCACGCAGCTGCCGTGCCGTGCGGGCACCCTTCTCCGTCGGCGCGGCCAGCTTCACCCGGCGGTCGGCAGGATCGGGCCGCCGCTCCACCAGCCCCCGGGCCTCCAGCCGGTCGACGATGCCGGTCACATTGGACGGCTCGCACTTCAGCTTCTGCGCGATCCGGCGCATCGGCAGCGGGTCCAGGGACAGCAGCGACAGGACCCGGGCCTGGGCCCCGGTGAGGCTGTGCGCGGCGGCGGCCTGCTCGTACTCCTCGTAGTAACGCGCCACGACGGCGCCGATGAGTTCGACGACTTCGAGGGTCAGCGGGTCTGCACGAGTGGTGGCCATGACACCCAGGATAGCCGGTTACTTGACAAGGTGAAATATTCAGGAGCATGGTTGTTTCATCACCTGAAGCATTTTCGACATCGAGGAGACCCCGAGCCCATGTCTGCAGCTCTTCCCACGTCCGGCCGTGAATGGCACCTCGTCGCCCGTCCGCACGGCTGGCCGAAGGCCGAGGATTTCGCGCTGCGTGAGGCACCGGTCACCGCTCCCGCCGAGGGCCGCGTCCTCGTCCGCAACCTGCACTTCTCGGTCGACCCGTACATGCGCGGCCGGATGAACGACGTGAAGTCCTACACCCCGCCGTTCAAGCTGGACCGCCCCATGGACGGCGGTGCGGTCGGCGAGGTGGTCGCCTCCAACGCCGAGGGCTTCGCGGTCGGCGACCACGTCCTGCACGGCCTCGGCTGGCGCGAGTACGCCGACGTCCCCGCCAAGCACGCGGTGAAGGTCGACGCCTCCCTGGCCCCGCTCTCCGCCTACCTCGGTGTGCTCGGCATGACCGGGCTCACCGCCTACGCGGGCCTGTTCGACGTGGCCTCCTTCAAGGAGGGCGACGCGGTCTTCGTCTCCGGCGCGGCCGGTGCCGTCGGCAGCCAGGTGGGCCAGATGGCGAAGATCAAGGGCGCCTCGCGCGTCATCGGCTCCGCCGGTTCCGACGAGAAGGTCAAGCTCCTGGTCGAGGAGTACGGCTTCGACGCCGCCTTCAACTACAAGAACGGGCCGGTCGGGGAGCAACTGCGCGCCGCCGCCCCCGACGGCATCGACGTCTA
It encodes the following:
- a CDS encoding MarR family transcriptional regulator, producing the protein MATTRADPLTLEVVELIGAVVARYYEEYEQAAAAHSLTGAQARVLSLLSLDPLPMRRIAQKLKCEPSNVTGIVDRLEARGLVERRPDPADRRVKLAAPTEKGARTARQLRDSLDFAREPLAGLSDGERAALRDLLRRMLGMEPPAGA
- a CDS encoding NADP-dependent oxidoreductase yields the protein MSAALPTSGREWHLVARPHGWPKAEDFALREAPVTAPAEGRVLVRNLHFSVDPYMRGRMNDVKSYTPPFKLDRPMDGGAVGEVVASNAEGFAVGDHVLHGLGWREYADVPAKHAVKVDASLAPLSAYLGVLGMTGLTAYAGLFDVASFKEGDAVFVSGAAGAVGSQVGQMAKIKGASRVIGSAGSDEKVKLLVEEYGFDAAFNYKNGPVGEQLRAAAPDGIDVYFDNVGGEHLEAALSAFNVHGRATICGMIAQYNATEPTPAPRNLALVIGKRLRLQGMLVGDHADLQGQFVQEVAGWLASGELKYRETVVEGIENGFEAFLGLLRGENTGKMIVSLG